The Pandoraea apista genomic interval CGTTCGTCACGTTTCGTCTTGCGCTGTGGCTGCTTTGAAGTCAAGGAACTGTTGCTATGTCACATACCATTCAGTACGTCGTCATCGGGGCAATCGTCACGACAAGTATGGTGGCTGTCATCAGGCATTTCTTTCCGCAAGCGACGCGTGCGGTGATACAGCGCTTTCTTGACGAGCTTGTCAGGCGAGGTATCGCGGTGCCGGGCCGGTGGCGCAACAGGATTCCCGTTGTTTCCGGGTGCGCAACCGGGTGTGGGACTTGTTCGTCATCGCAATGTGCGAATCCCGGGCAAGTGGCACCTGTTCGTCTACATAGAGGCAAGTCGAAAGTAAGTTGAAAACACGAGAGATGCTGAAAATACTGAGTGCTTAGTGCCGTGAACCGAAGACAATCTTCGGTCCCGTTAGATGCCCGGGCCGCTTGGGCGGCCCGGGCATCTACTCTCGTTTTAACTCGGCATTACTTGGCGAGTTCTTGTCGAACGATTTCCGCGCCGGCGCTCAGCGCACTCAGCTTGCCCCGGGCAAGCGCACGGGACAGCGGAGCCATGCCGCAGTTTGTGCACGGGTAGAGCTTGTCTGCGTCGACAAACTGGAGCGCCTTGCGCAAGGTGTTGGCGACTTCCTCAGGCGTTTCAACCGTGTGAGAGGCCACATCGATGGCGCCGACCATCACCTTCTTACCGCGAATCAGCTCAATCAGATCCATCGGGACATGGGAGTTGTGGCACTCCAGCGAAACCATGCCAATGCTGGACTTTTGCAGCTTCGGGAACGCCTCTTCATACTGCCGCCACTCCGACCCCAGCGTCTTCTTCCAATCGTTGTTGGCCTGAATGCCATAGCCGTAGCAGATGTGCACGGCGGTTTCGCACTTGAGACCTTCGATGGCGCGCTCCAACGTGGCAACACCCCACTCATTCACCTCATCGAAGAAGACATTGAAAGCCGGCTCATCGAACTGGATGATATCGACACCGGCGGCTTCGAGCTCCTTGGCTTCCTGATTGAGAATCTTCGCGAATTCCCAGGCCAGCTTTTCACGGCTCTTGTAATGATCGTCATATAGCGTGTCGATCATCGTCATTGGACCAGGCAGCGCCCATTTGATGGGTTGCTTGGTTTGTTGACGCAGAAACTTCGCATCTTCAACGAAAACCGGCTTCTGACGGGCCACGGCGTCCACGACCGTCGGCACGCTCGCATCGTAGCGATCACGAATCCGAACGGTCTTGCGGTTCACGAAATCGACACCACTGAGGTGCTCGATAAACGTGGTCACGAAGTGTTGGCGGGTCTGCTCGCCATCGCTGACGATATCAATACCTGCATGCTGTTGTTCTTGCAGCGACAGGCGTAATGCATCGCGCTTGCCCTCGACCAACGCTTCATCCTGCAGCTTCCAGGGCGACCACAATTTCTCCGGCTCTGCCAGCCAAGACGGTTTCGGCAAGCTTCCTGCGGTCGATGTCGGCAACAATTTTTTCACGGCGGATGACCTTGTATTTTCTGATGAATCAAATAGCGTAATTGGCGGACCACTGATCAAGCACAGTCCGGTACGGCTTGATGAAGTGCTCCTCGACAAACTTCCCCTGCTCGATAGCCAGCCGGCTGCGTTCTTCACGATCATAGACAATTCGTGTCAGCGAATAGTCCTGATGCTTGAGGCTCGGCCGATAGGATTCCCCGGCTGCGGAATTCGCGTTGTAAATCTCCGGGCGGTAGATTTTTTGGAAGGTGTCCATCGTACTGATGGTGCCGATCAGCTCGAGACTCGTATAGTCGCCGAGCAGATCGCCAGAAAAATAGAACGCCAGAGGCGCAACGCTATTGGGAGGCATGAAATAGCGCACCTTCAGCCCCATCTTCTGGAAGTACTCATCGGTCAGGGAGTATTCATCCTGCAGGTATTCGACGCCCAGCACCGGGTGTTGATTTGCCGTCCGGTGATAGGTCTTGCTGCTCGAAACACTCAGACAGATGACAGGCGGCTTCTTAAAATTTTCACGGTATGCGCTCGAGTTGACGAAGCTCTTGAACAGCTTGCCGTGCAGGTCTCCGAAATCGGCGGGAACGCTGAACTCGGGTTGATTCTTGTTGTGCTCGAGTAGCAGAACGCTGAAGTCGTAATCCCGAACGTAAGAGGAAAAATTGTTCCCCACGATGCCGGCAACATTCTCGCCCGTCTTGCGATCGAGAATGTTGGTCTTGAGCATTTCGATCAACGGGAGACCATTGCTGCCATCCTCACCGTCGACCGTCATTTCAACGGAGATGATCTCGAGCTTCACGGAGTAGCGATCACCTTTGGGGTTGTCCCAATGCGCCAAGGCATTGAATCGATTGTCGACCATCTGGAAGGTGTTGCGCAGGTTCTCCTGGCGACTCTGCCCGCGTGCCAGATTGGCAAAGTTTGTCGTGATTCGCGTGTTTTCCGATGGGCGATAGTCTTCGTCGAAACAAATGCTCTTGATGGCAAATGTGAAATCTTTACTCATTGTGATTTGGCACCCAAATTTCCAAGGCAGGACCTGCGCCTACTGCCTGCTGCTTTCAGCACTTCTCGAACGTATTCGCTGACGTGTGACTCAATGGCCATCAAGTCGGCGATTTCCAAGGCGGATTCTATGTGGGTCGATGAATGAAAAAAAGTGAATTGATCTAATAAAACCATTAGTTTCATTCATGTGGGGGTAGGGGACGGGTGGTTTGCGCGCAGAAGCGCCCACGTCCGATGAAGAACGGCGGCAAATGCGGAAAGGAAGTGTGCGTCGGATGACGCACGGTGGGGCCAGACGGTTGCCTTGGCTGGCGTGCGTTATCCGTGGTGGTTGCGTGCTTGTGAGCGGACAGTTTTCATGTCCCTATGAACAGCGTTCATGGATGCAACAAAGACTCGGCATCAGGCGGCAGTGGGCTTTTTTGCCTGGTCGATGAATGCGCGTAGATATTCGGTGTCCATATCTGCTTCGCGAGCGCCCAGGTAGATGTGCTTCGCGATGCCATTCTTGCCCAGCCGGACCGGCACGACATCCATCTTGTCTGCGTACTCCAGCACTAACCAGCGCGGCAGTGCTCCCACGCCACGGCCGCTGGCAATCATCTGCAGCATGATGTCGGTGGTTTCTATCGCCTTATGGCGCCTGGGCGTAATGCCAGCGGGCGCGAGAAACATGGCGTAGATATCCAGACGGTCGATCGGCACCGGATATGTCACCAGCACCTCATCGGCGAGCTGCTTGGGCTTGATGTATGCCTCTTTGGCGAGCTTATGGTTGCCGGCAACGACGAGGACTTGCTCGTAGTCGAAGACCGGTTCGAATATCAGGCCCGGCTTGTCCAGCGGATCGGGGGTGACCAGCAGGTCGATCTCATAACCGAACAGCGCGCCGATACCACCGAACTGGAATTTCTGCTTGACGTCTACGTCCACGTCCGGCCACGCGGCCAGATACGGCGACACGACTTTCAACAACCACTGGTAACAAGGGTGGCACTCCATGCCGATGCGCAGGGTGCCGCGCTCACCTTGGGCGAACTGCTGTAACCGTTCCTCCGCCAGGTTCAACTGCGGCAACACGCGGTTGGCCACCGCAAGCAGGTATTGCCCGGCCTGGGTCAGGCGAAGGCTCCGACCTTCGCGCAGCCAAATGTCCGTGCCGAGTTGCTGTTCCAGCTTCTTCATGCTGTGGCTTAACGCCGACTGCGTGACGTGCAGGACGCCAGCGGCGGCGGTCAGCGAACCTTGCTTTTCCACCTCCTGCACGATGGACAAATGGATGCGATCAAGCATGATAAATGAGTGAAATTCATGTTTATGGCGGATTTCTCCATTCTACGTGATCACTCCGTGCACTGACGTTTTGTCAATTCGAGGATGTTGGAAGAGGGGGAAAGAGGGGGATCGTCTGCTATGAGATCCATCAGATTGTGAGTCGTCCAATCCCTCCGGACGTTTATTTAGGCGAGAATGCTCGCCGGGAAGAGGTGTCTGATGAATCGATTTAGATATGAAAAGTGGCATGCCACCACGATACCGAAACCAGCGCGTGCCCATTGTCTAGGGTCGCCGTCGCCGGGAAACTGATTCAGGCGAACCACTGCGCGGGTGTGAAGCAAGCTTTGTTGTACTGGTTAGCCAATGCTTCGGCAGCAGTATCGGGACGCGCGCGCGAAATCAGCCGAAGGACGACAGGTACCGGTACGGCATTTGAGCAATCATCAAATGGTGCCGAATCATGCGTGAGGTGTTGCTCGCATTCCGAGCAAAAACCAGCGCTAGCGCAACACTTCAAATTGGCACCTGTCATTCGCATAATCTATATTATGTTAAATATCATTGTGACCATATGTCCCAGCCGTCTCCGCTAACTATAGCGGTCACATTCGGCTACTGTTGCACCGACCTCGCGCCCGCCACCACCGTATTCCCTCTGAATCCATCGAGAGATCGGTTTGAAACCTGTGCCGCATCCGTGTCAAGCAACGGCTGAAGTACCGGAGCCAGGGACTTCAACAATTGCACCGCCATCGCACTCGTAAAGTCGTAGCGTGCCGCATACGGCGCGTGCACATAGGCGGTGAGCGCGCCAAAAAATCGATTGCCAATCCCGAAAACGAAGGTCGCCGTCCGATTAACCTTGCGTGACTCGATCAGTCGATGCTCCCGCGAGAATACGTTGAAGCGCTGATCGCCAGTCCCCGTCTTGCCGTAGACACCCAGCACGCGACCGTTAGAGATTGGAACGCCGTCTGCCAACCGCTTAGCTGTGCCGCCGAGGACGACGTCGCGCAACAATCCGTGCACCACCTCGACGATCTCGGGCGACAGCACCGCCTGCCCGCCCGCGGGCGCGTACGCAAAATGCGTCTCGTAGGGCGTGTTCTGCGCGAATTCGAGCGTGGTGAGGCTCCGGGCTGGCACCG includes:
- a CDS encoding methionine synthase gives rise to the protein MKKLLPTSTAGSLPKPSWLAEPEKLWSPWKLQDEALVEGKRDALRLSLQEQQHAGIDIVSDGEQTRQHFVTTFIEHLSGVDFVNRKTVRIRDRYDASVPTVVDAVARQKPVFVEDAKFLRQQTKQPIKWALPGPMTMIDTLYDDHYKSREKLAWEFAKILNQEAKELEAAGVDIIQFDEPAFNVFFDEVNEWGVATLERAIEGLKCETAVHICYGYGIQANNDWKKTLGSEWRQYEEAFPKLQKSSIGMVSLECHNSHVPMDLIELIRGKKVMVGAIDVASHTVETPEEVANTLRKALQFVDADKLYPCTNCGMAPLSRALARGKLSALSAGAEIVRQELAK
- a CDS encoding DUF1852 domain-containing protein codes for the protein MSKDFTFAIKSICFDEDYRPSENTRITTNFANLARGQSRQENLRNTFQMVDNRFNALAHWDNPKGDRYSVKLEIISVEMTVDGEDGSNGLPLIEMLKTNILDRKTGENVAGIVGNNFSSYVRDYDFSVLLLEHNKNQPEFSVPADFGDLHGKLFKSFVNSSAYRENFKKPPVICLSVSSSKTYHRTANQHPVLGVEYLQDEYSLTDEYFQKMGLKVRYFMPPNSVAPLAFYFSGDLLGDYTSLELIGTISTMDTFQKIYRPEIYNANSAAGESYRPSLKHQDYSLTRIVYDREERSRLAIEQGKFVEEHFIKPYRTVLDQWSANYAI
- a CDS encoding LysR family transcriptional regulator is translated as MLDRIHLSIVQEVEKQGSLTAAAGVLHVTQSALSHSMKKLEQQLGTDIWLREGRSLRLTQAGQYLLAVANRVLPQLNLAEERLQQFAQGERGTLRIGMECHPCYQWLLKVVSPYLAAWPDVDVDVKQKFQFGGIGALFGYEIDLLVTPDPLDKPGLIFEPVFDYEQVLVVAGNHKLAKEAYIKPKQLADEVLVTYPVPIDRLDIYAMFLAPAGITPRRHKAIETTDIMLQMIASGRGVGALPRWLVLEYADKMDVVPVRLGKNGIAKHIYLGAREADMDTEYLRAFIDQAKKPTAA